The nucleotide window CCTCAGGGCAGCCTACCCGCCTGAGTCATGTCTCTCggcctttgccatatccctcggccgCATGACGCCCGAGACCAcgtctgcgcggtctgcccgcctgcgtcgtgctcctcggtcgcatgatgcccgagaccacaactgtgcggctagcccgcctgcgtcgtgctcctcggctccatgctccccgagacacacctgcgcggctagcccgcctgcgtcgtgctcctcggctccatgctccccgagatcacacctacgcGGTTAGCCCGCCTGCATCGAGCTCCTCGACACCAtgttccccgagacacacctgcgcgcctagcccgcctgcgtcgtgctcctcggctccatgcttcccgagacacacctgcgcggctagcccgcctgcgtcgtgctcctcggcttcatgttcccgagacacacctgcgcggccagcccgcttgcgtcgtgctcctcggctcttcggctccatgctccccgagaccgcgcctgcgcggccaacccgtctgaaagctaaagccatgcctcggactcccattATAACGACCGAcgtatagcttctttccggggggggatatgatgagtatagtaattatgataagactcagcCGACGTCAACCGACGCCTCATGCCTCGATCGGCGCGACGGCGCTCGATCAACCGAACCAGAACATcggccgaggcacattaacgcctACGCAGgcgcggttcttcacgccacgccaacgcctATGTCAGAcactatcagcctgcctcctgcaggcgggcacatcaaacaacagtaagcttccctataaatactctctcgttcatcagaggaaaaggggagaaaagggacagacaaaaacacttcttcttctgaaaccccctccacatctgctaacttgatcgtcggaggggtcgggccgagcaccccggcccgatCTTTGTGCAAgtgcgaagccgagggtccccgcCGGGCACGCGGAcgaggagttcttgcccggaggacacgacgaccccgtcccgatcggaccatcgcaccggaccgaccccgcgggctcgaggaacgccccggAGAGATCCCTGTCGTCCAgactcgaaccgagccgcgtcggccccgagaccacggctcaaggttgtttcccacaacaggtTGCTATCAAGTTGGTTCTTACATTTTGATCCCTTGAGGATTTATAATTACATATAAGTCCTTTGGATTAAGAAATGTAAAAGTTTTTACCTTAAGaccttagaaaaaatattttttttttaaaaaaatattattttataattttaattttaaaaaaattgttaATTATAAATAGATCCTAGTTGGTATAAATATTAAGTTTccttaatatattaaatttattacaCCAATGACCAAACTACATCATATATTAACAAAACCTGAACCTTTAGATCATACTGATGTGAGAGCCAACCACCCCCTCTTGACTTCTCTTTCACCCCATTGCTTGACTTCAAACCAAACTCTGGATCACAAACCAATCGACTTGGAACTcagggagaggaaggagaaataATACTCGAGTCATTGACAAAGCTTCCGGTGTGCACTCCCCGAGCTCGTCTCTCCACATGCTGTGGCCGCTGCCGGCCATGAGTTCTCCATTCATTAACGTGGCCTTGTTTTATCCAAGCAGCCACTCCGAGCAGATGTGAACAGTTCTTGCAGAAGTAATCAGTCATCAAATGCAGAATATTGACGTAGCTCAGTGATTTGACTCACACGGTTGGACGCAGGGAAAACACTCGGCAAAGTTGGAAGAATTATAGCCTTTGTTCCTTTTGCGCTCGAGGAATTGTCAAAAGAGAAAGCAAGAGATGCCAGGTGTTCCAGTTCAAACCTTTAATTCCTTAGTAGAGAGAGAAGGATTATTACAGGGATGATCAGTGctcaaaacaaaagcaagagatgCTTTGTTTGGTCAAATCATGCGAGTATTATCTTATCTTGACACACTTTCTAATTCCCAAGAGATACAACATTGATGATGCTTTCCCCATTAGCAAGTCTCAATGATGAACTAGAGGATCGTGATCTTGATATGATCTCTCAGATCTCATCTGCCCAAAACTGCACAAAGAAAGAACGGAGGTAACCAAGACGACGGTGAAGAAGAATGGAAAGTGGTGGAAGTCAAAGAAGTGCACAACAAATCTCGTATTCTGTGAACGACTCGAAATTGCCGCTGGATAAGCTTCTCATATGTTCTGTCAAGGAAATATTGTTGCGAATCGCTTGGCTTCCTTCGCTCTGGCCAGCGAATCTTATTGCTTTGGAGGGACAGTTGACCTTCCAATATTAATGTTTCGGTTAAAGCGAACGGTTGTATTCGGTTTCGTTATACTAAATTTAAGTCTTTATCTTAGAAGGCAAAGAGTGCACAACAAAGAAGACACCCTTCGTGACTATACGGCCCTCTCTCGGTGGAGAACTGCAAGAAATTTGAAGAGGTAGCGGgagggagagcgagagagagagagatggcgggGGGTGGGGTGATGGTACACGGTGGGTCGGCGGGGGTGTCGAAGGAGAGGGCGAAGGATTACAAGGGAAGGGTGACGCCGTTCGTGGTCATGGCTTGCTTGGTCGCCGCCGTCGGGGGATCCATCTTCGGATACGATATCGGCATCTCAGGTACGCCCTTGTATCACCATGGCTATCATCACCATCATATCGATTCGCGGAGGGATTTGGTCGAACTTCGATCTTGCTTTGTGCTTGCACCACCACAGGAGGTGTTACAAGCATGGACCCTTTCCTCGAGAAGTTCTTCCCTGTGGTGTACCGGAAGAAGAACTTGCAATCCCAGAACAACTACTGCAAGTACGACAACCAGGGTCTCGCGGCCTTCACCTCCTCACTCTACCTTGCCGGCCTCGTTGCTTCCATCGTCGCCTCCCCAGTGACCAGAAAGTACGGCCGCCGAGCTAGCATCGTTTGTGGTGGAGCAAGCTTTCTCGTCGGAGCCACCCTCAACGCTGCCGCCGTCAACCTGGCAATGCTGCTTCTGGGCCGTATCATGCTTGGTGTTGGTATTGGCTTCGGGAATCAGGTACTTGGATCAACCTTTGCTGCTGGATTTCTCAGGCTAATCACCTCCTCTGTTCTCCTCAGGCTGTCCCTCTCTACCTCTCGGAGATGGCTCCCGCGCACCTCCGCGGCGCACTGAACATGATGTTCCAGCTTGCGACGACGCTGGGCATCTTCTCAGCGAACATGATCAATTACGGCACCGAGAAGATCAAACCGTGGGGATGGCGCCTCTCCCTGGGgctggcggcggcgcccgcgcttCTGATGACCATCGGGGGCCTCCTCCTCCCGGAGACCCCGAACAGCCTCATCGAGCAAGGGCGGGCCGAGAAAGGCCGCCGCGTCCTGGAGAAGATCCGTGGCACCAGCGACGTGGACGCCGAGTTCCAGGACATGATCGAAGCTAGCGAGGTCGCGAACGCCGTCGAACACCCCTTCAGGAACATACTAGAGCGGCGGAACCGGCCTCAGCTTCTCATGGCCATCTTCATGCCGACGTTCCAGATACTCACCGGCATCAACTCGATACTCTTCTACGCGCCGGTGCTGTTCCAGAGCATGGGCTTCGGGGGCAACGCCTCTCTCTACTCGTCCGTCCTGACAGGGGCTGTGCTGGCCTCGTCCACGCTCGTCTCCATCGCCACGGTCGATAGGTGGGGGAGGAGAGCTCTGCTCATCGGCGGCGGCGTACAGATGATCATATGCCAGGTAAATCTCAATCGCTTGACCTGAAAGAATCAGTCTCGACATTGACCTTCCGCACCAACCAGGTCATTGTGGCCATCATACTGGGGCTCAAGTTCGGCGACGACAAGAAGCTCTCCAAGGAGTTCTCCATCATCGTGGTGGCCGTCATCTGCCTCTTCGTGGCCGCCTTCGGGTGGTCGTGGGGGCCGCTAGGTTGGACTGTCCCCAGCGAGATATTCCCGCTGGAGACGAGGTCGGCCGGGCAGAGCATCACCGTCTCCGTGAACCTCTTCTTCACCTTCGCCATCGCGCAGTCCTTCCTCAGCCTCCTCTGTTCCTTCAAATTCggaatcttcctcttcttcgcgGGCTGGATCACCATCATGACCATCTTCGTCTACGTCCTCCTCCCGGAGACCAAAGGGGTGCCCATTGAAGAGATGGTACTCCTCTGGAGCAAGCACTGGTTCTGGAGAAGAGTCATGCCACCGATCGGAGTGGAAGAGGGTGGCGCAGCGAAGGCAGAGTCGCCTGACTTGGGAGCTTGACGAAAGAGTGTTGTGTGAATGGATTACTATAATGAGCGATTAGCATAAGATCTTTATCATTAATTATGTATTCGTGAATCGTGACACAAATTAATCATCAAGGAAGCCCACTTAAAGTCCAACTAAGAATGCGCAGACGCATATATAAAGCATTAGGTGATCTGTTCGATGGTAAGTTCCGGAGCCCATTTAAGGCCCAAATAAATCCTCCCTGTTCCTGCCACTCCGACGAAGGCCATGCTAGGCCGTTGCGGTCGTCTCCTCCTCGATGTCGGGACGCATTTGATCGAAACCCTAACTCCTTCTTTGGCTCGGGGTCAACCTCCAGACCGTCGGCATCCCTGGTCTCCGCACCAAGCCCTGTCATTTGACCTCTCTCTTGGACGTTCCCTCTTTCTCGATTTGGCTTTGTTGTGCTACTTTGTGTTGTTGATGTTGCCATCGTCGTCGTTGATGGCGTGGTTGCTGCTGGGGTGTCAAGGTACTGCGGCTGGTGTATCGGCACAGGCTGTCTCAGCTGAGGGAGGAGAGGGATATGAAGCCCCAAACCTTCGCCCGCCTCGTTTCTGCTTTGCTATATGAGAAAAGGTATGACCTTTGAGTCATCTTCTCATCCTACTGAGTTTATCAGAGAGTTGGGATAATGTTGCAGTGCAGGCTTCCTCTTGCTTTTTCGTTTTAGCTCTTGGAATTCTCAATCCCCAACCTGATGTACTAACCAATGGAGAACATAAAAGATTCATGTGAATTGGTCCACCAATCTTATTAACAGCGCAAAAAAGGATGAATTTTGTATTCTTTATATGCTTTACTAGTGACACTAGATTATCTTCTGTGAAGGTGGTAGTCACTGTTAGCAACTTATGAGGAAGCATGACTAGTAATACAACCTACAAACAGATTAGTTGAGTGGTTTCAGATTGGTCACTGGTAGCAACTTATGATGAAGCATAACTGGTAGTCAGATGATTTTGCTATGACAGTTGTTTTGACAATGAtttgactttttattttattttattttttaagcaaTAAGAGTTTTGCTAAGAGAACTAAGGCATTAACACTTGCATCTCAGATGTTTCCATGAAGAAAGTAATGTTCTAAACAGGAAGGAACATATGcaattaaattttatgatgaAACTGAATTGTTAAAATATTTACGATCATTTTTTAAAAAAGCTTTAAACATATCCAAGTTATATAGCTTTTGAAACCCAAGGCATTGTTATCAATTACTTGATCCTTTCCTATCTCTTTCCTTGTTATCTTAATTTCTTGTATTTTTAGCTAGCAATAGGAGACTTGATAAACTGCTTGTATTGTGCCAAGTATGTATCTTTTCTGATTGTTTGTTTTTGCTATTTGGAAGGTTTTGGAAAAATGGATACCTTGAAACTAGAAATCTTGCTATGATGGAGAATCTGGAAACTTAAAATTCAACCACACCTTTCACCTTTTTGTGTTGTATTATTTTGTCATGTTTACAACTTCTCAATGACATTCCATTTTCTTGTTTGTATTATTTTCCTTTGTTGGTGCTGGATCTATCTCTGGAATACTTGCTGAGATGGCTCCTTTTAAGTTAGCAAGCCATAACAAAGGCAACAATGACTAAGAAGTTGCAATAGATGTGTTTTGTTGAATGAGGAATTCTTATAAGGTCTATCAGTGCTCCAACTTAATTTGTTTGGGTATACACTCTGAAATTTCACTTTTTTAAGGATCTCTGTATAGAGATTAATTAACAGGTTAAACATGTTAATACAGAAGCAATCAGATTTGTTGACAGGTTAAACATGTCTCTACACTCTACAAGTCTGTCTACGAGTTGCTTAAAACCGTTAGTTCTATATTCTTCATTGCCAAAGCTTATCATGTAAGTGATGGCTCTAAGGAACTCAATACTCATATTTGGCAAAATTAGATTAATCATGATTAATAAAGCAATGAGACCAAGAAAGATCTTGATTGAGTAGTAAGATTCCTGATTCAATATTGAACATCATGACTTACAGGAAAGAGAAGAATAACATGATCAAAGAAGAGAATAGAGGATTTCTACATACGATATCACAATATCATCATCTAAAATTGAACGCAAGGTTTTCTGGTCAGACTGATCCCGACCTGTCCATACTCTGTTTCCCGCTAGATGGGTCTCCTTCATCAGGAGCAATCATTCCTTCAGACATTCAGATGATATAATAATCACCATGACAAGGTCTTTATAGATCCTCCTAAGCTAAATCCTTTCATACATAGATTATAACACTAGAACTCTCTTGAGATCAATTATTGGTCTTCGTTTTTGTTTTTTTACTCATTTGATGTTGCCTAGAAGGATTTCTTGTGAAACTGACGGCAGGCTGCATCTGTAGCAAACAATTTTTGATAGTTCCTCATTCTCAGAGTGGTCATTATCTATCCACTAAAGGATAGCTAATAATGATATTTCTGTATGTACTTTTCAGGACACCAACTGAGGTGCAGGAAAGAACCTTAAATGGAAGAATGGATCAAGTTTGAGGCACCTGAAGAAATGCTAGGGAGTTTAAAATATCTTCCTTTCTCCAAATTTAGAAGCTAACAGATCTTAATCGGGAAACCATAGTTGTTTGATTAGGTTCTTATCATAGAAGCAGAATATGCAAACAGCTGATGAGGCATCTGCCTGAATGAAGCTATATATCGATAGAAACGttcaataattttaaactatattgGAAAATTCACTTTTTTTTTCGCTCAGTATAAATTATTAATTCATTTTATCTTGTAATCTTCTTTGCTTGTTTGTAATCCAtctcatatatatagatacaatttaactcatatatttttcttagctctgactgttttttttttgtattaattaTCCCATATTATTTCATCTGTTTGATGCAGTTATTTGTTATTCTTAGAAATTCCTTGATTTCTTGTTTGATGTTTAAATGGCAGGACCGTGAATCAAAGAAAGATACTGTGCAAGATGAACAAGCAGAAACTGAGATGCAGGTGTTTCAACCGTGAATATTGGGCAAAACTTCTTCTTGAGATAATTCAAAAAAACCATCACATAAATGCAGTCATTCCTCCTCCTAGTAAGAACACCGTCTGCAGCACACCACAAGAATTCTATACCCCGATGGCGGCATATTCATATTCCCCTTGTCTTTTGCTTCACACAGTGTAGTGCTGCTGAATTGTGTCAATGTCCAGTCCCTTTAGCTTCACCACGGACTCGACGTGCCCTTTCAGCGTGTTTAGTTCCCTCAGCCTGCAACAAAAGCACTGCATCAAATCGACATTTTGCTGACAAGCTCAATGATGTCGTCTTTCTAGTTTGGTGCAGGTTATTACCGGGCAACCTCGGCGCGCCTCATCGCCTGATCAGCGATCTCAGACAACTCCCTGTAGCTGTTATTGTCGTTGAAGAGGGCTGAGGTGTCCGGGACCTGCAGGCCATGGAGGGTGCGCTGAGCCAGAGCCCACTGCGCCTCCCTCTCTTCCCTCCCGTAATCCTTCTTCGTGGTGAATGCCGTCTGTGTCGCGGTTTGATGACGGTGAGATCAGcagtcaagagaggagtggaatctGACGGCTGAAGGTTTACCTTGTTCTGGAGAAGGTTGTCCCAGGCCCTGCCGCTCAGAGCATAGCGGATAATGAACTTGAGGACGTCGAGAGGGAAGTAGGTGACCAAGCTGAAGATCCAGATGATCGCTGCCCATCCCCATCCGATTCCTTGGATCCTAGCGAAGCCCCACGACGCGTACACGGCGATGACGGTGGCCACCTACAGCCAGGGGAATCATGTCGACGTCTGGAAAAGGAGAAGCTTATGATGAAGGAAGACGCGCGAGGTTACCAGCTGCGCAGCGAGGAAGGCGGTGACCAGCAGAAAACCAGGGCGTTCGACGAAGGACCAGCTCCTCGACCTGGTGACGAAGATGAGCGCCTGACTTATGATACTCACTTGGAGGTAGAGAGCTGCCGTCAGCTCGTTGTTGTTGTCCCTGATCGACTTCACTCCAAATTTCTCCTGTTTCGAAGCAGAAGACAATGGTTTCATCAAAAGGAATGGAAGGAAGAAAGAGAATGCAGTGGGTTTGCGGCAGGTAAGCGGTCGGAGTAGGCGCTGCTGCTCACAGGGAAGAAGTCGGTGTCATGAACGAGCCAGAAGAAGACGACGGTAATTATGGCGAGGTAGGCACCGAGGACGATTCCGGTGGCGAAGATCTCCCGGAGCTTCCATGAATCAGGCAAGGGGGAAGGCTTGACCCTGTCCTTGGAGATGGTCATGATGGTGCCGTCGTTGAGGATGGCTATGACGAGGATCATGAAGGGGGAGAAGTCGAATTGCCAGATGAGGGCGATGAGCATGAAGCCGAGCACGATGCGGATGGTGATGGACACGGCGTAGATGGTGTAGTTCTTC belongs to Musa acuminata AAA Group cultivar baxijiao chromosome BXJ3-5, Cavendish_Baxijiao_AAA, whole genome shotgun sequence and includes:
- the LOC135639089 gene encoding sugar transport protein 7-like, with amino-acid sequence MAGGGVMVHGGSAGVSKERAKDYKGRVTPFVVMACLVAAVGGSIFGYDIGISGGVTSMDPFLEKFFPVVYRKKNLQSQNNYCKYDNQGLAAFTSSLYLAGLVASIVASPVTRKYGRRASIVCGGASFLVGATLNAAAVNLAMLLLGRIMLGVGIGFGNQAVPLYLSEMAPAHLRGALNMMFQLATTLGIFSANMINYGTEKIKPWGWRLSLGLAAAPALLMTIGGLLLPETPNSLIEQGRAEKGRRVLEKIRGTSDVDAEFQDMIEASEVANAVEHPFRNILERRNRPQLLMAIFMPTFQILTGINSILFYAPVLFQSMGFGGNASLYSSVLTGAVLASSTLVSIATVDRWGRRALLIGGGVQMIICQVIVAIILGLKFGDDKKLSKEFSIIVVAVICLFVAAFGWSWGPLGWTVPSEIFPLETRSAGQSITVSVNLFFTFAIAQSFLSLLCSFKFGIFLFFAGWITIMTIFVYVLLPETKGVPIEEMVLLWSKHWFWRRVMPPIGVEEGGAAKAESPDLGA